A section of the Pediococcus inopinatus genome encodes:
- a CDS encoding alpha-amylase family glycosyl hydrolase has translation MADDTNIELRKTQIYSVFVRNHTQEGTLKALEKDLPRIKDLGTDFVWLLPINPIGKVDRKGELGSPYAIQDYRKIDPAIGTWDDLIHLAHQIHQLGMKLMIDIVYNHTSRDSVLLKEHPEWFLHDEAGHLYNKNPEWSDVAELDYSNKGLWDYQIETLKQYAEVADGFRCDVAPQVPLPFWLAARKEVGEVKSDLVWLAESTGGDYIREIRSKGFWISSDGEIYRAFDMAYDYDIDQDWHDYFAGKTTLADYVKVLNRQDLTYPANYIKMRNLENHDNLRAHNIIPNENDLVNWTAFSEFQKGATLVYAGQEHGLVHTPSLFEEDKLQWNTDMDLSNLIKKMHELKQDDVQIDGKYKLISEQNDIVQVQFANKNKTRIGIFSLRSKNGIAKVQLKSGLYRNLIDDSDIRVNRGIIKVAQNPIVIENE, from the coding sequence ATGGCAGATGACACAAATATCGAATTACGCAAAACACAAATTTACAGTGTTTTTGTAAGAAATCACACGCAGGAGGGAACACTAAAGGCTTTGGAGAAGGATCTTCCAAGAATTAAAGATTTGGGAACAGACTTTGTTTGGTTATTACCCATTAATCCGATTGGTAAGGTAGATCGAAAAGGTGAGTTGGGTTCACCATATGCCATTCAAGACTACCGTAAAATCGATCCTGCGATAGGGACTTGGGATGATCTCATTCACTTGGCACATCAGATTCATCAATTAGGGATGAAACTGATGATTGATATTGTGTATAACCATACATCAAGAGATTCTGTTTTGTTGAAAGAACACCCTGAATGGTTTTTACATGATGAAGCAGGGCATTTGTATAACAAGAATCCTGAATGGTCTGATGTGGCGGAGCTTGACTACAGCAACAAAGGATTGTGGGACTATCAAATTGAAACTTTGAAACAGTATGCAGAGGTTGCGGATGGCTTTCGCTGCGATGTTGCTCCACAAGTACCGCTGCCATTTTGGTTAGCGGCTCGTAAAGAAGTTGGTGAAGTTAAGTCCGATCTCGTTTGGTTAGCGGAATCAACGGGAGGAGATTACATTCGCGAGATTCGTAGCAAAGGGTTCTGGATTTCTTCAGATGGTGAAATTTATCGTGCTTTTGATATGGCGTATGATTATGATATCGATCAAGATTGGCATGATTATTTTGCCGGGAAGACAACTTTAGCTGATTATGTAAAAGTATTGAATCGACAGGACTTAACTTATCCGGCCAACTATATTAAAATGCGGAATCTTGAGAATCATGATAATTTGAGAGCACATAATATCATTCCAAATGAGAATGATTTAGTTAATTGGACTGCTTTTTCCGAGTTTCAGAAGGGTGCCACGCTGGTATACGCGGGGCAAGAGCACGGATTGGTGCATACACCATCTCTATTCGAAGAAGACAAACTTCAGTGGAATACTGATATGGATTTATCAAATCTAATAAAAAAGATGCATGAATTAAAACAAGATGATGTACAAATTGACGGTAAATATAAATTAATAAGTGAACAAAATGATATCGTGCAAGTACAATTCGCTAATAAAAATAAAACTAGAATTGGAATCTTTTCCCTACGAAGTAAGAATGGTATAGCTAAAGTACAACTTAAAAGTGGCTTGTACCGTAATCTAATAGATGATTCGGACATAAGAGTAAATCGAGGGATTATTAAAGTGGCTCAGAACCCTATCGTTATTGAAAATGAATAA
- a CDS encoding alpha-glucosidase, giving the protein MGAWYKKAVIYQIYPKSFKDSNNDGVGDLAGITEKLDYVQQLGANTIWLNPIFVSPQVDNGYDVSNYFAIDPILGTMDDFTKLVTEMHKRKMYLLLDLPINDTSDQHPWFQDAIKNKDSIFREYYIWGENNGERPNNWGSFFGGSAWEKDPNGGAQYYCHLFDKRMPDLNWHNPEVRKSMADIAKFWIDKGVDGFRLDAFIHIAKANLQQNILNQDTEFPMDSSLYANLPNVKTYLQNFIKLVKDDNPEVFFLGEASSADAYQAAEYTRPNQFGCDMVVSSDNYGEIYPFKDPNIPKFFQPRQLDPTHLKETFSVWEAVLENISLPALTWGNHDISRVLDRLNVNAGDEDFPKALAVCMYLQRGIPIIYYGEEIGMRNLNYKKLKDFHDQRAMDLIQLLQGLGYADDDIIQLLNQQDEMTARGPFQWKNEKYVGFSQHHPWNWADHNTVTAEDAESDSEGLLAFYRAVLKIKNTSLFSEGSYVLLNTKTNIYAYERELNGQKGFVVVNLGKQPENYRIPTIKIIHTILANKANSLVDNVVTMAAGGSIVVMEE; this is encoded by the coding sequence ATGGGTGCATGGTATAAAAAAGCAGTGATTTATCAGATTTATCCGAAAAGCTTTAAAGATTCTAACAACGATGGGGTGGGTGATCTGGCTGGAATTACTGAAAAGCTAGATTACGTTCAGCAACTGGGAGCAAACACAATTTGGTTGAATCCAATTTTTGTTTCGCCACAAGTTGATAATGGCTACGATGTTTCAAATTATTTTGCGATTGATCCGATCCTTGGCACGATGGATGATTTTACCAAGCTGGTCACTGAGATGCATAAGCGAAAAATGTATTTGTTGTTGGATTTACCCATCAATGATACGTCGGATCAACATCCATGGTTTCAAGATGCAATAAAAAACAAAGATAGCATTTTTCGCGAATATTATATTTGGGGTGAAAATAATGGTGAGCGCCCGAATAATTGGGGATCATTTTTTGGCGGCAGCGCCTGGGAAAAAGATCCGAATGGAGGAGCGCAGTATTACTGTCACTTATTTGACAAACGGATGCCTGATTTGAATTGGCATAACCCTGAAGTCCGTAAATCAATGGCAGATATTGCCAAGTTTTGGATTGATAAGGGTGTAGATGGTTTTCGTTTGGACGCGTTCATTCATATTGCAAAAGCTAATCTTCAGCAAAACATTTTGAATCAAGACACCGAGTTCCCAATGGACTCGTCACTTTATGCCAATTTACCAAACGTCAAAACTTATTTGCAGAATTTTATCAAGCTTGTTAAGGATGACAATCCGGAGGTGTTTTTCCTCGGAGAAGCGTCGTCGGCTGACGCCTATCAAGCGGCTGAGTATACACGACCTAATCAGTTTGGCTGCGATATGGTGGTTAGTTCTGATAATTATGGTGAAATTTATCCATTTAAAGATCCCAATATTCCTAAATTTTTTCAACCACGGCAGCTAGATCCTACTCATTTGAAGGAAACTTTTTCCGTGTGGGAAGCAGTTCTTGAAAATATTAGTTTACCAGCCTTAACGTGGGGAAATCACGATATTAGTCGTGTTTTGGATCGCTTGAACGTGAACGCCGGAGATGAAGATTTTCCTAAGGCCTTAGCAGTTTGTATGTATTTGCAACGGGGAATTCCAATTATTTATTATGGCGAAGAGATCGGGATGCGTAATCTGAATTATAAAAAATTAAAGGATTTTCACGATCAACGGGCGATGGACTTAATTCAATTATTGCAAGGGCTTGGTTATGCGGATGACGATATTATTCAATTGCTTAACCAACAAGACGAAATGACTGCTCGTGGACCATTCCAATGGAAAAACGAGAAATATGTCGGTTTTTCACAACATCATCCTTGGAATTGGGCAGATCATAATACAGTGACTGCAGAAGATGCTGAATCAGATAGTGAGGGCCTGTTAGCCTTTTACCGGGCGGTTTTGAAGATTAAGAACACGTCATTGTTCTCTGAGGGAAGCTATGTGTTATTGAATACAAAGACAAATATTTATGCATACGAACGCGAACTGAATGGTCAAAAAGGATTTGTGGTGGTCAATTTAGGGAAGCAGCCCGAAAATTACCGAATTCCAACGATCAAAATTATTCACACAATTTTGGCAAACAAAGCAAATTCATTAGTGGATAACGTAGTGACAATGGCTGCGGGTGGCAGCATTGTGGTCATGGAAGAGTAG
- a CDS encoding LacI family DNA-binding transcriptional regulator: MATLNDVAKIANVSKMTVSRVINHPDKVTEDLKQLVYQAMREVDYHPNTAAKALVNNSTQIIKFCVLEDIDTTEPYYMNLMIGIARALDAQQYSLQLVTRRNFDIGNCDGYVVTGMRKKDFDWIGDLKKPLVIFGENRFGFDFVDTNNKAGTFMISDLAVKRGYKRLIFIGMDSHESFEYSREAGYLQLIQENQMVSEIHRFDNHSHLSQQFVIDNWDSFGPDTCFICASDRLALGAERGIESCGGLIPVDYGVTGFDGVFLNQVAFPQITTVKQAIVEMGMACGEKLLDKITNHIESDGSLMFEPKISMGGTIRELSK, translated from the coding sequence ATGGCAACTTTAAATGATGTCGCAAAAATAGCTAACGTTTCAAAAATGACGGTCTCTCGGGTGATCAACCATCCAGATAAAGTTACAGAAGATTTAAAACAACTTGTTTATCAGGCTATGCGTGAAGTAGATTATCATCCAAATACTGCAGCCAAGGCGCTGGTAAATAATAGTACCCAAATTATTAAGTTCTGCGTATTGGAAGATATTGATACAACGGAACCCTATTATATGAACTTGATGATTGGGATCGCCCGTGCGCTAGACGCTCAACAGTATTCTTTACAACTGGTAACGCGACGAAATTTTGATATTGGAAATTGTGATGGCTATGTCGTGACTGGCATGCGAAAAAAGGATTTTGATTGGATCGGGGATTTAAAAAAGCCATTGGTAATCTTTGGTGAAAATCGGTTTGGATTTGATTTCGTGGATACGAATAATAAGGCCGGGACATTTATGATTTCTGATTTGGCCGTTAAACGTGGATATAAACGATTAATTTTTATTGGGATGGATAGCCATGAATCGTTTGAATACTCACGCGAAGCTGGTTATTTACAATTGATTCAAGAAAATCAAATGGTTTCAGAAATTCATCGATTCGATAATCATAGCCATCTTTCCCAACAGTTTGTGATCGACAATTGGGATAGTTTTGGCCCTGATACGTGTTTTATTTGTGCCTCAGATCGACTTGCTTTGGGTGCAGAACGGGGCATTGAAAGTTGTGGAGGTTTAATTCCAGTAGATTATGGTGTGACTGGATTTGATGGTGTATTTTTAAATCAAGTTGCCTTTCCACAAATTACGACTGTTAAACAAGCAATTGTTGAAATGGGGATGGCGTGCGGTGAAAAGTTGCTTGATAAGATTACAAATCATATTGAGAGCGATGGTTCGTTAATGTTTGAACCGAAAATTAGTATGGGCGGCACTATTCGCGAGCTTTCAAAATAA
- a CDS encoding acetate/propionate family kinase, protein MKKILVINAGSSSLKWQLFSIDNLSLINKGVMERMNTPEAIFTIVRNGEDFTQQISNLTYKQGVELLFDQLKHLHLISDVSEIAAVGHRVVAGATSFKHPTQITSYNIAQLKALNKYAPLHNPVQVECIETLMDVLPDSTPQIAVFDSQFYLDMPEETALYAIPYEYSMKYQIRKYGEHGISHEYVLHETANFLKKDYHDLKLVTLHLGGGASITASQNGEPFDTSMGFTPLEGLPMGTRSGSVDPAVVPFLMNELHVNADQIIDIFNKKSGLLGVSGISADMRDIVSNSSTNPRAKLAYDMFINSAVKHIGGYFTEMGGLDVITFTAGIGEHQASLRTDVIDRLAVLGIKLDEERNENGKGPRVISADDSSVKVLMIPTNEELAIAKSVKNLTSTN, encoded by the coding sequence TTGAAAAAAATATTAGTTATCAACGCTGGAAGTTCCTCACTTAAATGGCAGTTATTCAGCATCGACAACCTTTCTCTCATTAATAAAGGCGTTATGGAACGGATGAACACTCCTGAAGCCATTTTCACAATTGTCCGCAATGGCGAGGACTTCACACAGCAAATCAGCAACTTAACTTACAAACAAGGTGTCGAGCTGTTGTTTGACCAGCTTAAACATCTCCATTTGATTAGTGATGTTTCTGAAATTGCCGCTGTTGGACACCGTGTAGTTGCCGGAGCGACAAGCTTCAAACATCCTACACAAATCACTTCGTACAACATTGCTCAGCTAAAAGCTCTCAACAAATACGCACCGTTGCATAATCCGGTCCAAGTAGAATGTATCGAAACGCTTATGGATGTCCTTCCTGACAGTACACCACAGATTGCCGTTTTTGACAGTCAGTTCTATCTGGACATGCCCGAAGAAACTGCCCTTTATGCAATTCCTTATGAGTATTCAATGAAGTACCAAATTCGTAAATACGGCGAACATGGCATTAGTCATGAATATGTCTTACATGAAACTGCCAACTTTTTAAAAAAGGACTATCATGATCTAAAATTGGTCACACTTCATCTTGGTGGTGGTGCTTCAATCACGGCTAGTCAAAATGGTGAACCTTTCGATACCTCAATGGGCTTTACTCCCCTCGAAGGTCTGCCAATGGGCACTCGTTCGGGTTCTGTCGACCCCGCCGTCGTGCCTTTCTTGATGAATGAACTCCATGTTAACGCCGATCAGATTATTGACATCTTTAACAAAAAATCTGGTTTACTAGGCGTTTCCGGAATTTCAGCCGACATGCGCGATATTGTTTCAAACTCATCTACAAATCCCCGTGCAAAACTAGCCTACGACATGTTTATTAATTCGGCAGTTAAACACATTGGTGGTTACTTTACTGAAATGGGTGGCTTGGATGTGATTACCTTCACCGCAGGCATTGGCGAACATCAAGCTTCTCTACGGACTGATGTTATTGACCGTTTAGCAGTTCTGGGGATTAAACTTGATGAAGAACGCAATGAAAACGGCAAGGGACCACGCGTTATTAGTGCGGATGATTCCTCCGTTAAAGTATTAATGATTCCTACTAATGAAGAATTAGCGATTGCTAAATCTGTTAAAAACCTAACGAGTACAAATTAA
- a CDS encoding MATE family efflux transporter, which yields MEHSLTKGSPIKGIIFFSIPLFLGNIFQQIYTLSDTLIVGRAVGVNALAAVGATAGLSGLIIGFAQGMTVGLSILTAQEFGTGDLRSVKKSFANSIWICIAVSVILTIIGVGLARPLLVLMQTPKVLLDGAETFIGIMFMGLAVTVFYNLFANMLRALGNSRTPLIFLIIAAITNVILDIVLVIGLNMGIAGAGIATVTAELFSCLLCVWYIRRHIPELSLRLSDMKIDRDMIKQELKLGLPMGFQASIISIGSIILQVSLNQLGAQSIAAYTAAGKIDSLATQPMVSLGITMATFTAQNFGAKNYERILVGIKQCLIATVIFSFIIAVVIILNSNALVNLFIGNSAPEVTRLAHTYFLVVSTSYFLLSILFVVRYALQGLGRSFAPTMAGVAELVSRIFVGIVLVPQFGFIAACFASPLAWLASVAVLIVSFMRTMRNLRRVDGLHENVTLDNENE from the coding sequence ATGGAACATTCGCTAACTAAGGGCAGTCCAATTAAAGGAATTATTTTTTTCAGTATTCCATTATTTTTGGGGAATATCTTTCAACAGATTTATACGCTGTCAGATACCTTAATTGTCGGGCGAGCAGTTGGTGTAAATGCCTTGGCTGCCGTTGGGGCAACAGCTGGTTTAAGCGGACTGATCATTGGGTTTGCGCAAGGAATGACAGTTGGTCTCTCAATTTTAACCGCGCAAGAGTTTGGGACTGGCGACTTAAGAAGCGTAAAAAAAAGCTTTGCGAATAGTATTTGGATTTGTATTGCAGTGAGCGTAATTCTTACCATCATTGGTGTTGGACTGGCGCGACCATTGCTAGTCTTGATGCAAACACCTAAGGTCCTTTTAGACGGGGCAGAAACTTTTATTGGAATTATGTTTATGGGATTAGCAGTTACCGTATTTTATAATTTATTTGCAAATATGTTGCGAGCCTTGGGAAATAGTCGGACTCCCCTTATTTTCTTAATTATTGCTGCCATCACTAACGTTATTTTAGATATTGTATTGGTAATCGGTCTAAACATGGGCATTGCAGGTGCAGGAATTGCAACTGTGACTGCCGAACTATTTTCGTGTTTGCTATGCGTTTGGTACATCAGACGCCATATTCCTGAATTAAGTTTAAGGCTTTCAGATATGAAAATTGATCGCGATATGATTAAACAGGAACTGAAACTTGGTTTGCCAATGGGATTTCAGGCTTCCATAATTTCGATTGGGTCCATTATTTTACAAGTTTCCTTAAACCAATTAGGTGCGCAATCGATCGCGGCCTATACAGCTGCTGGGAAGATTGACTCATTAGCTACGCAACCAATGGTGTCATTAGGAATTACCATGGCAACTTTTACAGCGCAAAACTTTGGGGCAAAGAATTATGAGCGAATTTTAGTCGGAATTAAGCAATGTTTGATTGCGACCGTCATCTTTAGTTTTATTATTGCGGTCGTCATTATTTTGAACAGTAATGCGCTGGTCAATCTCTTTATTGGAAACTCAGCGCCTGAAGTTACGAGGCTGGCTCACACCTATTTCTTGGTTGTCAGCACAAGTTACTTCTTACTCTCGATTCTTTTTGTGGTACGATATGCATTACAGGGACTTGGACGGAGTTTTGCACCAACAATGGCTGGTGTGGCGGAATTGGTTTCACGGATTTTTGTCGGAATTGTGTTGGTACCTCAGTTCGGCTTTATCGCAGCCTGTTTCGCAAGTCCCTTGGCCTGGTTAGCTTCCGTTGCAGTTTTGATTGTGTCATTTATGAGAACGATGCGAAACTTACGTCGTGTGGATGGTCTACATGAAAATGTGACGCTAGATAATGAAAATGAGTAG
- a CDS encoding NCS2 family permease, producing the protein MSNFFELKKNGTTVSTEITAGITTFFAMSYILFLNPQILSQTGMPAQAVFLAMIIASVTGTLIMGLFANVPYALAPGVGLQAFFTYTVVMSLGFTWQEGLALVFFCGVINIVITITKLRKMLITAIPNTIQLAISGGIGVFIAYLGLKNANIIQFSSDSSSIVSINGQAYNSAVTHFSHGVTSVVTGGGITPSMSMFNNPSVILALIGITLTIILQIKKVPASILIGIIVTTIIGIPMGVTNLHISDANSLVNSIEALKTTFLAAFSSKGMGSLFNDSHRLILVFMTILSFSLSDIFDSLGTFIGTGRRTGIFSAEDEKDLESNPGLSSKLDRALFADSIATGVGSLFGTSNITTYVESSAGIGAGGRTGLTSVTVAVLFLLSSFASPLLSVIPNAAIAPALIIVGIMMMSSFQEINWNSFEEAVPAFMASIFMAFCYNITYGIAAGFIFYCIVKLVTGKAKEVHPLIWIVSALFILNFTILAIA; encoded by the coding sequence ATGTCAAATTTTTTTGAACTAAAGAAGAATGGAACTACTGTTTCAACAGAAATTACCGCCGGAATCACGACTTTCTTCGCGATGTCATATATTTTATTCCTGAACCCGCAAATCCTTAGTCAAACCGGGATGCCGGCTCAAGCCGTATTTTTAGCCATGATTATTGCCTCTGTTACAGGAACTCTAATCATGGGACTCTTTGCCAACGTGCCTTATGCGTTAGCTCCTGGAGTTGGGCTGCAAGCTTTCTTTACATATACAGTCGTTATGTCACTTGGCTTTACATGGCAAGAAGGACTAGCACTTGTTTTCTTTTGTGGTGTTATCAACATTGTGATCACCATTACCAAACTCCGAAAAATGCTGATTACAGCCATTCCTAACACCATCCAACTAGCAATTAGTGGTGGAATTGGTGTCTTCATTGCTTACCTAGGTTTAAAAAATGCTAATATTATTCAATTTTCTAGTGATTCTAGTAGTATTGTCTCCATTAACGGTCAGGCTTATAATTCCGCCGTTACCCATTTCAGCCACGGTGTTACGAGCGTGGTCACAGGTGGTGGAATTACGCCATCAATGTCTATGTTCAACAACCCCAGTGTGATTCTAGCTCTTATCGGGATTACCCTCACGATCATTTTACAAATTAAAAAAGTTCCCGCAAGTATTTTAATCGGGATTATTGTCACAACCATCATTGGCATCCCCATGGGTGTGACGAATTTACATATTTCTGACGCGAATTCCTTAGTAAACTCAATTGAAGCTTTGAAAACAACTTTCTTAGCGGCCTTTTCATCTAAAGGAATGGGCTCGCTATTTAATGATAGTCACCGATTAATCTTAGTCTTTATGACCATCCTTTCTTTTAGTTTATCTGATATTTTTGATTCACTTGGTACCTTCATTGGTACTGGCCGTCGCACTGGGATTTTTTCCGCGGAGGATGAAAAGGACCTCGAATCAAATCCGGGTCTTTCTTCTAAACTAGATCGGGCGCTGTTTGCCGATTCAATTGCGACTGGGGTCGGGTCATTATTCGGAACTTCTAACATCACAACCTACGTAGAAAGTTCTGCTGGGATTGGTGCTGGTGGACGAACTGGTTTAACAAGCGTCACAGTAGCCGTCCTCTTCTTACTAAGCAGCTTTGCCTCTCCATTACTCTCAGTCATCCCTAATGCCGCAATCGCTCCTGCATTGATCATTGTCGGGATTATGATGATGAGCTCATTTCAAGAAATTAATTGGAATAGTTTTGAAGAAGCCGTTCCTGCATTTATGGCATCTATCTTTATGGCGTTTTGTTACAATATCACATACGGAATCGCCGCAGGCTTTATCTTCTACTGTATTGTCAAACTGGTTACTGGAAAAGCAAAAGAGGTTCATCCCCTTATCTGGATTGTCTCAGCTCTCTTTATCCTCAACTTTACGATATTAGCCATTGCTTAA
- a CDS encoding LysM peptidoglycan-binding domain-containing protein has translation MKLNKFTKFSVAFLSTITLGTLALTTAASADETYTVKSGDTLSGIEYNFKKDANYQGLANDNNISNVNLIYVGQKLVIKSDSASTTSTTPAASSQSTQTNQNTQSSAQSSQNNAQSSSASTQQSAQTTQSTTQSQSANTQSTNTKSSASTSTTSTTSGSDSSAKAWIANKESGGSYTATNGQYIGKYQLSSSYLNGDYSAANQEKVANSYVSSRYGSWTAAKAFWQANGWY, from the coding sequence ATGAAGTTAAATAAATTCACAAAATTTTCAGTAGCATTTCTATCAACTATTACATTAGGTACACTTGCTTTAACAACTGCAGCAAGTGCAGATGAAACTTATACAGTTAAATCTGGTGATACACTTTCTGGAATTGAATACAATTTCAAAAAAGATGCAAATTATCAAGGATTGGCAAACGACAATAACATTTCAAATGTTAACTTGATTTATGTGGGCCAAAAGTTAGTAATTAAGAGCGACAGCGCAAGTACAACATCTACAACTCCAGCTGCTAGTTCACAAAGCACACAAACTAATCAGAATACACAAAGTAGCGCACAAAGTTCACAGAACAACGCACAAAGTTCTTCTGCTTCAACGCAACAATCAGCTCAAACTACTCAAAGCACTACACAGAGTCAGTCAGCTAACACACAAAGCACAAATACAAAGAGTTCAGCTTCTACTAGCACCACATCAACAACAAGTGGTAGTGACTCATCAGCTAAAGCATGGATCGCTAACAAAGAATCAGGCGGTTCATACACAGCTACTAACGGCCAATACATTGGTAAATATCAATTGAGTTCATCATACTTAAATGGTGATTACTCAGCTGCTAACCAAGAAAAGGTTGCTAATTCATACGTATCTTCACGTTACGGCTCATGGACTGCTGCTAAAGCGTTCTGGCAAGCAAACGGCTGGTACTAA
- a CDS encoding LysM peptidoglycan-binding domain-containing protein — MTLRSKITKFSVALLSTVTLGSTLVTAAASADSVYTVKSGDTLSQIAYDLNKSSDYSALATNNKIKNVNLIYVGQKLLLKSDGEVKVATKNEVKSTPAVKSVTATKSTASSSTNKQSSNTSSSKTSTTSSSSTSYTGSNMKEYVLSQMESRTGVSSSTWNMIITRESNWQPTVRNSTSGAYGLFQNMHISSGSVEQQVNAAVSLYKAQGMAAWAL, encoded by the coding sequence ATGACATTAAGAAGCAAAATTACAAAATTTTCCGTAGCATTATTATCAACTGTAACCTTGGGTTCAACTTTAGTAACTGCAGCAGCAAGTGCTGATTCAGTTTACACAGTTAAATCTGGTGACACACTCTCACAAATTGCTTACGACTTAAACAAGAGTAGTGATTATTCAGCATTAGCAACAAACAACAAAATCAAGAACGTTAACTTGATCTATGTTGGCCAAAAATTGTTGCTTAAGAGCGATGGTGAAGTTAAGGTTGCAACAAAGAATGAAGTTAAATCAACACCTGCAGTTAAGAGCGTCACAGCAACAAAATCAACTGCAAGTTCATCAACAAACAAGCAGAGCTCAAACACATCAAGTTCTAAGACCTCTACAACTTCATCAAGTTCCACTAGTTATACTGGTAGCAACATGAAGGAATACGTTTTAAGCCAAATGGAATCAAGAACCGGTGTTTCTTCTTCTACTTGGAACATGATCATTACACGTGAATCAAATTGGCAACCAACTGTTCGTAACAGTACTAGTGGTGCTTATGGTTTATTCCAAAACATGCACATTAGTAGTGGTTCCGTTGAACAACAAGTAAATGCTGCTGTTAGCTTGTACAAAGCACAAGGCATGGCTGCTTGGGCCCTTTAA
- a CDS encoding IS3 family transposase, translating to MRQKVSSEDWQAAIKPNLKQHRIKEICQVLQVPRSTYYDQQNHYISPQAEHRKTLCQAIKRIYYNHRRVYGAPKILKELKKEGLAASIKLVQRLMRQMELKSITLKKWHYQQANNIDEANYPNLLAQDFSTTAPNQKWCADITYVHTKADGWCYLSSIQDLYSRKIIAHKLSRHMTADLVLDTLKQAFETRKVTDQLIIHTDLGSQYRSTTFEELLRQRHIQHSYSKRGCPYDNSVLESFHASLKKEEVYQTHYQNFDEANVALFSYIESFYNNDRIHSAIDYLTPNEKEELVA from the coding sequence ATTCGCCAAAAAGTAAGCTCGGAAGATTGGCAAGCCGCAATCAAACCAAATCTAAAGCAACATCGCATTAAGGAGATCTGTCAGGTACTACAAGTCCCTCGTTCCACGTATTATGATCAACAGAATCATTATATCTCACCACAAGCAGAACATCGAAAGACGCTCTGCCAAGCGATCAAGCGCATTTATTATAATCACCGTCGGGTCTATGGCGCTCCTAAGATTTTAAAGGAATTGAAAAAAGAGGGACTAGCCGCAAGCATCAAGTTAGTTCAGCGTTTAATGCGCCAAATGGAACTTAAATCGATCACCCTAAAGAAGTGGCATTACCAACAAGCAAATAATATCGACGAAGCGAATTATCCGAACCTGCTCGCTCAGGATTTTAGCACGACAGCACCAAATCAAAAATGGTGTGCCGATATCACTTACGTTCACACCAAAGCTGATGGCTGGTGTTATTTATCAAGCATCCAGGATCTGTATTCACGTAAAATCATTGCCCACAAGTTGAGTCGTCACATGACTGCCGATCTAGTGCTCGACACTTTAAAACAAGCTTTTGAAACCAGAAAAGTAACAGACCAGTTGATCATTCATACCGATTTAGGCAGTCAATACCGCAGCACCACCTTTGAAGAACTTCTACGACAACGCCATATCCAGCACTCTTATAGCAAGCGCGGTTGTCCATATGACAATTCAGTTCTGGAGTCATTCCATGCCAGCTTAAAAAAAGAGGAAGTTTATCAGACCCATTACCAAAATTTTGATGAAGCAAATGTGGCTTTATTTAGCTACATTGAGAGCTTTTACAACAATGATCGGATTCATAGTGCCATTGATTATTTAACCCCGAATGAAAAGGAAGAATTAGTCGCTTAA
- a CDS encoding transposase, with protein MSKQKYSVDFKKMIVKLYQDGTSVVELTNEYGIANVTIYKWINLYKEDKETGASKADILALQKRLNRLESENDILKKALTIFAKK; from the coding sequence ATGTCTAAACAGAAATACTCAGTTGATTTCAAAAAAATGATCGTTAAACTCTACCAGGATGGCACCTCGGTAGTTGAGCTTACAAATGAATATGGTATTGCAAATGTCACTATTTACAAATGGATCAATTTATACAAAGAGGACAAAGAAACTGGTGCCTCGAAAGCTGATATTTTAGCGCTACAGAAGCGTCTTAATCGGCTTGAAAGTGAGAATGATATCTTAAAAAAAGCCTTAACCATATTCGCCAAAAAGTAA